The genomic window ATCCAGGTAAACCGCATATGTTAGTCACGGAGAAGTCAGAGTGAGCAAAAGCCAAATGTGTGGGAGGGTGGTGACTGgtttgcagcggtggctgtcgCTGCCAAAGGTCCGGAGAAGTTTTAGTCATACTGAATCATCTGTATGTGCTGAAATCCATAGCAGTGATCCACTGAGACCACATTTGCTcacaaaaaatgattaaaaaagtaCCATAAGAGCATCTAGAGGGGGAATGTGTGTTTTCCAAATTCAGTTTAGTGGCTTCAAACAGAGCACAAATGTGTGTACAGGATGTATTGATGTTCACTAATCCCTGTGTCTATGGTGTCTCAGACTGATAGGTCCAGGCGGCACTTGGTTCAAGCTGTGAGTAAGAAAAAGAACAAGCGTAAATCCCGCGTCGGCTCCTACTCTCTCCTTACCAACGACAAGCAATCCATCCCCCTACAGGTGAGTCTCCATGGCAACCCCCGAGCAGAGGAACAGCTGGGGCAAAGAGGCCGGATGTGCAGGCAGAGTTTTAAGGCCACCTTACTTGGTTTTATTGGATCGCTGTGGTCAGATCATTGCTGCAATCTGTTAGCTGACAATGTGATTTGAGTTTTGCAGTGGAAAATGTTCATCATGATGCTGAGATAAGTTAATGTCCTCTCAGAAACATCACTCCTCTGTGTGGGATTTCACTTTCAGGTAACTAGAGCGAGGAGACAGGTGAAGAACGAGCCACCCAAGAGGGGGAGCTCAGGTCGTTCTGGGGCTTTCTCTGTCCTGGTGAGTCATCGTAGTGTTTATTCCCCCGTGCACAAATTTGCAtcatttaataaatatttacatGACGTGTTCTTTGCTCTGCAGGGAGATCCACAGAATGACGGACAGACCGACAGACCCAAAAGAAGCACACAGAAGAGGAGtgctgcaaaataaaatgactaacAAGGGGTGTGCACATTCAAGTGTGTCAGATTCTTccccgaaaaaaaaaaaaacacaaactgaagaTTGGTGTGAAAATCTGACATTTGAAATAAGAACTTCAGTTTTTATTCGGTTTGAGTAATTATGGTGTGTGTCCACCATTACTGTTTTAATCAGTCAGTCTGCACTAACGGATACTTTTTCTATACTATTTTAAGTTTCTAATATATTCCTGCATGTTATAAAATCACCAAAGATcccatattattattattatagtttgccattttgtttgaacCTATTTAATCACAGATTCCTTATGAAGATTTGGGGTAtatttttgcagaaatgtttcatGTGTTGTTGTATCAGATTCCAATAAAAGTTTAGTAGAGACATATGGTGTGAGAGTCTTTAAACATTAAGCACTTTACGCTCCACTGGAGCCTCCTCCATAAAATTGGATAATAGTTTTACGTTCAGTAATCGTATAACAGTAGCAGCTCAGTCTTTCCCTCTGCCTTTCCCAGAATGACACGTTACATTTCCCACTCAAGGGTCTGCGAAACTGCCCATGACTGATTCATAAAATTGAGTATCATGGGGCTGAAACGCCACTAAGTCCCCAATTACAGATGGCAAGTGTTACATGTATGGTGCATGGTTGGCAAAGATGGCAGCAGGATAAAGCAGCAGGAACCTCTTTGCTATAAAAGGTCTTAATCCATTTACATTACAGCAGCCAAGGGCTAATAGCCTGtgcgtgtgagagagagaaggagagaaaaaatctaaatgtagTCCAGACCATCTGTTTCAGGAGTCAAACTTTGTCTATTTAAATATCTTGTgtcatttttaattcatttgGCCAGGAATGGAAACCAGAAGGTTCGTTTGAGTGTTTCTGCAGGACGCTGACGTAAATGTGCGCACAAAATCTGATCTTTGTGGGCTGCTCCGCATCTGGGTCTCTACCTATTTACAGCATATCAGATTAAACGAATCACCTGTgtcacacttaaaaaaaaaacacagctctGCACTGTGATGATTGCACGCTgggttaaaaataaaagcagcaaaaaacGATGCCTAAAATTGCACTCAGGCCCACCCAAACTGATTGCCACCAGGAAATCCAGAGCATGAGGCAATCTGATGAGGAAAAAAGCCTGTGTAAAAGTGTAAGGCAATCTAAATGAAAAGGATGACTCATCCTCCGCTCATTTACCGATCAAAGCTCTCAGCTCATGACGTGGGTATGCAGTGCTCAGTCTCATTTTTATGGCTTtatagacacaaacacagagcaaaagggaaaaaataacacaacaaaatgttatttataaACATGACATTTTCCCTGAAGCACATAATTGGTGCTGAATATGCTTCAGCAGCTCGCTCACACAGAACACAGACAAGCGTAAGGTCCTGAGCTGTTGACATGGCCACCAGACAACCTGGATTAGCTGGTTGTGAACTGTCTTGGCGTCGTCTTGGTGACAAACAACCACAGGATGCCATTCAGGTTTCTCAGAAAACAGCGATGCTCTGATAAGAACCAAGAGCTTATTATTCCTATTTAGAGGCAACAAGAGAAACACAGCCTCAGCTCACTCCCTCCGTCATCATCTCACACATAGACTCCTGTGACAGCTGCCAGCAGGGTATCTCTAACCGACTGTACCCTTGGGCTAATGCATCCTGGGAAAACTTACGGTTGATGGCTTGATGGAACGAGGCAAAAGCGTCCGAGTGTATGCGTATCAGTTGCagacagcacacacaaacacacacacaaaagggaTCCATTGTAAAAAGCAATATTACGAGCGTAGACGCGTCATAAATAGAAATCAACCGTATAAACCCATTTCCTCTGGTGATGTCAATGTTAAATTAAAGTTCAGACTTCAATCCGAGCATGCGTCACCATGTGTGGTCAACACAAAGGGAATCCTTGCAGCATATTTCAGTCATTGTGGTTGCGTAATGGTGTGTGTGGCATTGTTTCCGCTGTGTTTTTGGGTTCAGTCATCCCCTCGAGAACAAAGCTGATGATAGTCACCACTAACAAAATAATCTGGAAGCCTTCAATCTATAGTATTGTGGTAGGAAATTGCGCAAGCAGAGTGATATGTCACAATTTCCCATAAAGGCTTCAGTCAGGTTCATATGTAGTTAGTGGCTTACAGTCGGCATCCTTTTTCAAGGAGTAGAAACCACGGGGTAAGTATTAGTTTCTGTTGACAGGAGCATCTCATCCCAAACAACATGCGATGTGGGAAAAGAGTCACAAACAAGTTCTGTGTTAGCAGTGGGGAACAAGTTTATCCTCAAGGAAGATAGGATCACCATCTGAGTCAGGAACACACTGATATTATGCAAGTGTCTTTCATTTTTATCACAGCATGAATTACAGTGTTGTTCTATTTAAATCATAATTCCACCTTACtacaaagtgggtatttttataGCTTTGGTGACAAAGTTGACTCACAGAGTTACAGCGGCAGGCAAAAGTTTGgtcacccctggtcaaaatgtgAATAGTAAAGTAAGTAGAAGATCAACTGATCTTCAAAAGGCATGAacttaaagatgaaacatgcttttcaacatttttagcaAGATTTGTgtatcattttttgttttgtacaattttagagtgaaaaaatgaaagcagctccatgcaaaagtttgggcaccccaagacatttgagctctcagacaacttttaacagggtctcagaccataattagcttgttagaGCTCTGGGTACTGAGCTCGTGGGTATTCTGACTCCTGAGACCTCGTCCCAACAATCAGGAGCAATGGGCTCctgtaaacagctgcctagcactctgaaaactaaaataaccgatgcccacaaagcaggagaaggctataagaagatagcaaagtgttttcaggtagctgtttcctcagttcgtaaagtaattaagaaatggtaGTTAGCAgaaactgtggaggtcaagttgaggtctttctgagagagctgctcataggattgttagaaaggcaaatcagaACCCTTGTTTAACcacaaaagacctgcaggaagttTTATCAAACTCTGCAGTGGTGATGTACTGTTCTACTGTACAagtatgaccttcatggaagagtcatcagaagaaaacatttcctgcgtcctcaccacaaaattcagcatcagaagtttgcaaaggaacatctgaacaagcctgatgctttttggaaacaagtcttgtggactgatgaagttaaaatagaactttttggacacaatgagcaaaggtatgtttggagataaaagggacacctgtccatCTGTTGAACACGAAGGAGgatcgatcatgctttgggcttgtgttgcagccagtggcacagggaacatttcatGGGTAGAGGGaaaatggattcagttaaattctgAAGATGAACAGAGGATGGcctctacaacaggacaataatcctaaacacaccttgaaatccacaatggactacctcatGAGGAGCAAGCTAAAGGTTTTGCCGAAGCCCTCACAGCCCCCcaacctaaacatcattaaaaatctgtggatagacctctaAAGTTCAGTACATGCATGAAGATGgtccaagaatctcacagagctagaagccttttgcaggaagaatgggtgaaaataccccaaagaaaaacttaaagactcttagctggatacaaaaagcatttagaagttgtgatacttgccaaagggggtGGTACTAGGTCCATACCATGCaaggtgcccaaacttttgcttcagcttcagctttgtttgttattttgaaactgtaaaagattgaaattaagAAGTAATCTTGGTGTCAGGGAATATGGAGCCAAAAGGCTGAAGCAAGAAAGCAGCTGAAAACAAGAGCAGTCAGATGATCATACAGGTTTTAAATAAACCTCTAGTCAATTTTCACCTGGTTCTACGCCTCTAAATCACAGGCCACATCTCTGATTTCTTCAGCAATTCAGATACAGTAGGTCTGCTGCTATGCCTGTCTAGAGAAGGATTAATCAGTCACCACTAAATAGGCAGTAATAACAATGGGAACATTAGCTTCCTACACAGCTAGCTGGCTACATTAATCAAAATTAGTAAGAGAAATATTCTGACAAGCTTGGAAGTGACCGACGAAGCTGCACCATTTGCTGTGAGGTCAACTCAGAAATAGAAACTCTGAAAGGAAAACTCTGGTCCTCTCTCTTGTCAATAAATGTTTGATGACAGCAGTGGTGAAGGATTCTGTTTCTATATGATACTAATGACAAAAAACTACTTTTATTTTCGACATCAAACTTCTCAAGTAATCTGGAAAGGAAGCTAAAAGACTCTTACTGAGGTATCCATTCTAATTTTTTAGTGATTGTAAGTTTGACTGTAAATATGGAGCCAGATTCttttaaataatcttttaaattcttttttaataaagtacttgttttttttttaaaaaaaaaatcctgagtgaGGATGTCCCTGGACTTCCCTACAGAGGTCTGGGATAAACCCTGAATGTCCTTGAATGCCCCTGAGTAATGATCGTATTGTATCTAATCTCATTAATACATGCAATCCATACAGCTGCTAATAACAGCTTCACATTCAGTGTACAGATGTAAGAGTGGGATTAGTGttatctaactctcagcaatgAGCGTATTGCCCAAAATGTTTAATGTGAAAAAGGTTAGTTTAACTGCTCCTAGCAACCACTGCAACTTTTGTGTCGACAGCAAACAAAGTCAGTGCGACTGGAATGACTTCTGGTGGGTTTGACAAATTGGCTAACAAGATGTCAGGCTCAATGaatgacataaaacaaaatggcaatgAAGTCTGATTATCAGGCTCAGCCAAACTTATTGAAAGAGAAAATCAATGGTAAAATGTTGTCaacatccatcacagtttacagacttCTTAACTGGAGTTATCAATTAACTCTATTGCATCAGGCAGTAAGAGTAAAGAAAGTATTGTAGCACCTGCAGACTCTCTGTaaaatgtgatattttgtgATTGACAGTCCGGACTAGGTATTCCCTGCTCAGTATTCCTAGAGTGGTTCTGCTTGTCTGTTCTCTGTTCCCACTGACCTCAGACTATGACCACGCTCTCAGGCTGAATTTGGCTCCTTCTCTTCATCTCCTGCCACTTCCCATCAGATCAGATACAGGGCGTTGGCTGTCTTCCCTCACCTCGTGTCACTCTTCTCCGGCCTGACATCACCTCCCCCAAACAGCCTCCCTAACTCTGCCTGTCAAGACTTCCTCCAAATGCTGTCACGGCGGGCCGGCCCTGTCACATCGCCCTGGTCCTAATGAAGGAAAGGCATAGATAGACAAACAGAGATGTATGTGTGATATGTGTAAGTCCTCAGTAACAGAGCTGTGATGTCAGCTCAATATATCAGCCTGCTGACCTTTCAACATGTATGGCAGCGGAGGGGTTATTTATGGGCCGATGCAGAATTCATTGACTTTTTCAGGCTCTTGCAGCCTCTTATTATAAACAAAGCCTTTGTCGGCACATCCAGAGGCAGTCTGCCACCTgcaatccctccattttctcaCTGAAAACAAACGTCTACAAAATGTCTCTGACACTGCAGAGACCCTGATCAAACTTCTAATGACATCTATCAACTACAGTTAATGCAAAGCGTTGATGCTACAGTCACAGTGCATCTCGTTGCTAGTAGGCTACACATTACCaatatatttactgtatatatagaCGGCTATGATGTTTGTAATGATTTCCATTAGATTTAACTAACTCTGCATCATTAAACGTCAGGAATTAAGAAACACTAGTGTTGGTTTAAGGGAAGAGTTCACTTTGGGAAATTATTACAGAGGGCTAGAcgcagcctgttctcattcccagggtgtCAAATATTGCTGCTTGACACGCCTGTTGATGGGCAATATCGATGCCAAAGACACCCCCCACCACGTCTTTATGAGATATACCATGCTTtctaccatagactgtatataaagatggacaacatgacagctccccaaaagtgaagccgaaACCaatccagtctcactccgaagtcatcgaagtCTGGCgctttggcagtgacttgcggcagcAGACACTCAtggaaaaagctgtcctttaacgttgaCATGATACACGGCCAGTCGCCATCATAGTTTAACGGCGCCTGGCATGAAAAAGCTGATACCATGTCTGAATGCTAAATATAATGGTAGAACCAGGAGATGATTAGCTTagcattcatttcattcatttatttttccgTAAGCGCTTATCCTGctgggttcaccctggacaggtcgcaaGATGAtcccagggctgacacatagagacagacaaccacttaCAATTACATTCGctcctacggccaatttagagtcaccaattaacctgcatgtctttggactgtgcgaggaagccggagtacccggagaaaacccatgctgacatggggagaacatgcaaactcatgCGAACATGCGAATTCCCCTACCCAGGTTTGATCCAGAGTTGCCAGTCAACCTCATGAACATGACAGACTTAAGATAACTGTTGTTAAAATTATTGTTGGTTTGTTACCCTTGGTCAGACTCAGGCTAGCGgtttccccttgtttccagccgtcatgctaagctaagctaacagtctcCTGGCTTTAACTTCATATTCACTGCACAGACATTAAAGTGGTATCTGTCTCATGAAACTCTCAGCTGGAAAGCAAACAAgcgcatttcccaaaatgtcaaactattcctttggTGAAGTTATGTTCAGTCGACTGATACAGCTTGATCAGGGGACTTTGGCATCCAGAGGCAGTGGCTCACTTTGCCAGGCTGGAAATGCAACACTGGCTATGGTTGGAAAATTACTCATCATGAAATGTCAGGAATCGAGAAAAAGCAGTGTTGATTTAAACTTGACCACCATGCATTTTTTAGTTCAGTTAATCTATTTAAAAAGGTTTCTTGAGACTTCCCTCAACCCAATAGAAGCAAAATAATTACAATCTTGACCAAAATTGGTTTTACAAGATGCTCACGTGCCAACGACAACATGCTGGATGCTGTTCCTGACAGCTCAGGCATCAAGAGTGCCCACAGCCTTCACTATTAGTAATTCACAGGCAATAAATCTCTTATACTTTGGAGTGAACATTGCCAGAGAAATCTTAAACACTGATGCACGAGCTCAGCACTGAAATGAGCATAGCTGAAAGAAGAATGCAGGATTTTGTCAGTTCCATCTCTGAACAATTCATCTGTGTAGCTCTCCTTGAAGATGATGGATGCCTGCTGAGTCACTGCCACGGCCCCATCTCTGCCCTGCTCAGTGCATTAAAGCAGAAAATATTGCTGAGTGTGACCCGCTGCCCACTGCATAGGTCCATAGAAAGCTGATTTATTAAGAAGGGAATACTCTTAGACAGACTGAATCAATTTCACAGATATAGATTAGAATGGGATGGCAGGGAGAACTGATGATGAATTGAGAAAGCAGGATTTCTTAAAAATATATCTTGAGGAATGAGGAACCAACACATCATATATATGCCTGGTAACTAGACTAAAGCAATCtctctcaatcaatcaatcacaatTTCAGGCCTGGTGAAATTCAGCTGCATAAACAGGACAAAGGATTTGGTGAGCAATAGgtgcagaggcagagagataAAAGGATGCGAGGCAGGTTTGGTTCAGCCCGAGCCAAGTGGGCTGAAACGTGAATTTTCTCCCTCTCATTCTCCTTTCTCTTTGGTATGACACAAAGGTCGTCGCGGGCTGTAAAGTGGACAGGGCTGTCAGTGGAGAGTGGAGCCGAGGGGGCAGCACAGGGAGTTGGGTGAGCAGGGGAGGAATTCCAATCAGCCTGAGGCGTTTAAGACGGACCCACAAAGTTAAGAACTTCCATTAAGTTCCCTTCCACTAAAAAATGTGTATGTCTTATGCTTATGCCCTCTAAAATGTCTGACGTTGACAACACTGATTTGTATCTGTGCAACGTTGGTCACCAGAAGGGGCGGATGCCTGTGCACCTCCTGAAAATCTGAGATCCAAGCGTACCAGGGGCAAGCAAGCTTAGGTACGTCACTAATAGGGCTTTTtgctctctgctttttgcagatgatgtgatcCTGTTGGCTTCATGaaaccgtgacctccagcaggcactggggcggtttgcagccgagtgtgaagtggtcaggatgagagtcagcacctccaaatctgaggccattgttctctgccagaaacctgtggattgccccctctgggttgggacaAGTTACTACctcaagcacaagagttcaagtatctcagggtcttgttcacgagtgatgGTAGAaaggagcgtgagatggatcggcagtttgatgctcatctgtagtgatgcgggtgctgtgcctgaccatcgtggtgaagagggagctgagatggaaggcgaagcttttgatttactggtccatctacgtcccaaccctcacctatggtcatgagctctgggtagtgaccgaaagaaatgagatcgcggatacaagcagcccaaatgagtttcctctgtggggtcgctgggctcagccttagagatagggtgaggagctcggacatccgaaGGGAgatcggagtagagccgctgctccttactacacattaaattaaatagtgCTTGGAGCAAAACTATACAAATAGTCTTTTTTTCCTAGATCAGGGTACAGAAATG from Epinephelus lanceolatus isolate andai-2023 chromosome 20, ASM4190304v1, whole genome shotgun sequence includes these protein-coding regions:
- the LOC117264265 gene encoding uncharacterized protein LOC117264265, with amino-acid sequence MGFTIWLCVLCLQASLLSHALDCSGATQGELCVSGQTADGQYEDQKQQRALPLTDELVLFRRKRQLERRGPTHLNHSSLPGTVSVKGFPNTLIQTDRSRRHLVQAVSKKKNKRKSRVGSYSLLTNDKQSIPLQVTRARRQVKNEPPKRGSSGRSGAFSVLGDPQNDGQTDRPKRSTQKRSAAK